The following proteins are co-located in the Flavobacterium sp. CECT 9288 genome:
- a CDS encoding general secretion pathway protein: protein MTFNRKNKILLLGFGVALYLCYSFAISNTITYYKDLKSKEEIIENSIQLPTLIPQLKYKEKQLDKYLNAHEIKTKASFQNELLKQLTLYTNQNHVKITDFKAPHQVINKTNNTTTSYIFSLEGTFSNCLKTINTLENKPELGVVKHLQFVKKKNYKTNKEELYVEVILQKNN, encoded by the coding sequence ATGACTTTTAATCGAAAAAATAAAATACTACTATTGGGTTTTGGAGTAGCACTTTATCTTTGCTATTCCTTTGCTATTAGTAATACCATAACTTATTATAAAGATCTTAAATCTAAAGAAGAAATTATCGAAAATTCGATCCAACTCCCAACACTCATACCTCAATTAAAGTACAAAGAAAAACAATTGGACAAGTATTTAAACGCTCATGAAATCAAAACAAAAGCTTCTTTTCAAAATGAGTTATTAAAACAGTTAACCCTTTACACCAATCAGAATCATGTTAAGATAACCGATTTCAAAGCTCCACACCAAGTTATCAACAAAACCAATAATACAACAACCAGTTATATTTTTTCACTCGAAGGCACCTTTTCTAATTGTCTAAAAACGATCAATACTCTAGAAAACAAACCAGAATTAGGTGTTGTCAAACATTTACAATTTGTCAAGAAAAAAAATTATAAGACCAATAAAGAGGAACTTTATGTTGAAGTAATTCTACAAAAAAATAATTAA
- a CDS encoding general secretion pathway protein, translating into MKIPKIDTLLMGNQYISIEHYTCNNVNKIALVAVKKTKEGLLIEKKDKVHYKGEIAEKWDKSLPYFLVLNTNQVLQKEVLYTDPSDEKLINKAFPNTNWETFYYEIWRLKSKTIVAITRKNYLDELIQEYKNQQINITSISLGTCAIADLKKYSTYDELHTNHQIITINEHDTTINSSLEELPQVNYAINDLAIPNAQLLAFSGIIRLVSNFTSNSGSIITLSNLKKEEYLQQRFFSKGSKIILGALLIVLLINFLCFSHYYKASQEATEKIAMHKVDLQNLASIKERVKLKESIVQNVFLKKGSQSSFYCNAIAQIIPSSILLSEIELNPLEKKVKNEESIIYTDKTILINGITKDNTAFTNWIETIEKKYWTSKVVITHFGKNENNETEFGVKINLK; encoded by the coding sequence ATGAAAATACCAAAAATAGATACTTTATTAATGGGGAATCAATACATCAGTATTGAGCATTATACTTGTAATAATGTAAACAAAATTGCACTTGTAGCGGTAAAGAAAACGAAAGAAGGATTACTAATCGAAAAAAAAGATAAAGTTCATTACAAAGGAGAGATTGCTGAAAAATGGGACAAATCTCTACCCTATTTTTTAGTTCTAAATACCAATCAAGTCCTCCAAAAAGAAGTACTCTATACCGATCCCTCGGATGAAAAATTAATAAACAAGGCTTTCCCAAATACTAATTGGGAAACTTTCTATTACGAAATATGGAGATTAAAATCCAAAACTATTGTAGCCATAACCCGTAAAAATTACTTAGACGAGTTAATTCAAGAATACAAAAACCAGCAAATTAATATAACAAGTATTAGTCTTGGAACTTGTGCTATAGCTGATTTAAAAAAGTATTCCACTTATGATGAATTACACACAAATCATCAAATTATAACTATTAACGAGCATGATACTACAATAAATTCATCTCTAGAAGAATTACCCCAGGTAAACTATGCTATTAACGATCTTGCAATTCCAAATGCGCAACTGCTAGCTTTTTCTGGGATTATTAGATTAGTATCTAATTTTACATCTAACTCGGGATCAATCATTACACTAAGTAACTTAAAAAAAGAAGAATACCTTCAACAGCGTTTTTTTTCAAAAGGTTCAAAAATAATACTAGGAGCGTTGCTTATCGTTCTACTTATAAATTTTCTTTGCTTTTCACATTATTATAAAGCCTCTCAAGAAGCAACAGAAAAAATTGCCATGCATAAAGTGGATCTTCAAAACTTAGCTTCCATAAAAGAAAGAGTTAAACTTAAAGAGAGTATCGTTCAAAATGTTTTCTTGAAAAAAGGGTCTCAAAGTAGTTTTTATTGTAATGCTATAGCCCAAATTATCCCCTCTTCCATTCTCTTATCTGAAATAGAACTTAATCCACTTGAAAAAAAGGTGAAAAATGAAGAATCTATTATATACACTGACAAAACAATTCTAATCAATGGGATCACTAAAGACAATACTGCTTTTACTAATTGGATTGAAACCATCGAAAAAAAGTATTGGACTTCAAAGGTGGTTATCACCCACTTTGGAAAGAATGAAAACAACGAAACCGAATTTGGTGTAAAAATCAACCTGAAGTAA